The Aedes aegypti strain LVP_AGWG chromosome 3, AaegL5.0 Primary Assembly, whole genome shotgun sequence genome contains a region encoding:
- the LOC5568255 gene encoding angiopoietin-2, which produces MKPFFVFLVCLVLICKRNFVSSNDEASSIENRLDAIQSAINLMFVEASEQIEALTNEIRALKQSLDHLGWYSEEVKHSVASIQDNNELLLRNLTILTYRSDEIIANQQYCANHEALKNLFFELTPKCGSFNSTPKPPEMIYNSCLDAPYRSGVYQLVLNVSSWQYKAFCDVNEFGAGWTVIQRRLDGSVDFNRSWAEYRNGFGDVSGEYWLGLETLHQLTTRRQHELLIIMENFNGSTSYARYGGIVIDSEAQRYRIFFNASGTGSAFDSLYAYRNEIFITPDVSSGSYLNCAKQLACGFWHYDCSGPSSRNNLNGVYGTNGTKDGIWWYNSFSGYQQYNPLKGVKMMIRPKLN; this is translated from the exons ATGAAGCCGTTCTTCGTGTTTCTGGTGTGTCTGGTGCTCATCTgcaaaagaaattttgtttCGTCAAACGATGAAGCTTCTTCAATCGAAAATCGCCTGGATGCGATTCAATCCGC TATAAATCTCATGTTCGTGGAAGCTAGTGAACAGATAGAGGCACTGACGAATGAAATTCGCGCTCTGAAACAATCTCTCGATCATCTGGGTTGGTACTCCGAGGAAGTGAAACATTCCGTGGCATCAATTCAGGACAACAACGAACTGCTGCTGAGAAATTTGACCATACTCACGTATCGTTCTGA cgaGATTATAGCAAACCAGCAGTACTGTGCCAATCATGAAGCTTTGAAGAATCTGTTCTTCGAGTTGACTCCAAAATGTGGCTCATTCAATTCAACTCCAAAGCCTCCAGAAATGATATACAATTCTTGTTTGGATGCTCCTTATCGATCTGGAGTCTATCAGTTGGTGCTTAACGTGTCTAGTTGGCAATACAAAGCGTTCTGCGATGTTAATGAATTTGGCGCAGGTTGGACGGTAATTCAGAGGCGTCTCGACGGATCAGTAGATTTCAACCGTAGTTGGGCTGAATATCGGAACGGTTTTGGTGACGTTTCCGGTGAGTATTGGCTTGGTTTAGAAACGTTGCACCAGCTGACCACTCGAAGGCAACACGAATTACTGATTATAATGGAGAACTTTAACGGATCGACCAGCTATGCTCGATATGGTGGGATCGTAATTGATAGCGAAGCACAGAGGTACAGGATCTTTTTCAATGCTAGTGGAACTGGTAGTGCATTTGATTCCCTGTATGCATATCGTAATGAGATATTCATAACCCCCGATGTTTCGAGTGGCTCGTACTTAAATTGTGCAAAACAACTTGCATGTGGTTTTTGGCACTATGATTGCAGTGGTCCCAGTAGCAG GAATAACTTGAATGGAGTTTACGGCACAAACGGCACTAAGGATGGCATCTGGTGGTATAATTCATTTTCAGGATATCAACAATACAATCCCCTGAAAGGTGTCAAAATGATGATTCGACCAAAGCTcaactga